In the genome of Polaribacter sp. MED152, one region contains:
- a CDS encoding alpha/beta hydrolase, with product MAVITSTFTSLGNEEIFYYRWKPKDAQNIKGVVQISHGVGEHAARYKSIAKVLKKQGYEVYANDHRVHGKSVKTNAHLGFYDGDDYFSDAIFDMRKLTEIIKAEHPNKKIILLGHSMGSLLSRAYATKYGNDLEALILSGTASFMKGIGTFGLISAKIFTKLNGKHRSNEILKNIFFNQFNKEFKPNRTKVDWISSDKNQIDKFEADPLRVEDFSLSVFLDILKGSKEINESATFENTPKELPIYIFSGDKDPVGEMGKGVRKVAKNYKKYGSKDVTLKIYKDGRHEMLNEVNRKVVQKDLLEWLNSKIEAKN from the coding sequence ATGGCAGTTATTACAAGTACGTTTACTTCTTTGGGTAATGAAGAAATATTTTATTATAGATGGAAACCCAAAGATGCACAAAATATTAAGGGAGTTGTTCAAATCTCACATGGAGTTGGCGAACATGCAGCAAGATATAAATCTATAGCCAAGGTTCTCAAAAAGCAGGGTTATGAAGTGTATGCCAATGATCATAGAGTACATGGTAAATCTGTAAAAACCAATGCTCATTTGGGTTTTTATGATGGTGATGATTATTTTTCTGATGCCATTTTTGACATGAGAAAGCTTACTGAAATTATAAAAGCCGAGCATCCTAATAAAAAAATTATTTTGTTAGGTCATAGTATGGGGTCTTTATTATCTAGAGCCTATGCAACCAAATATGGTAATGATTTGGAGGCATTAATACTTTCTGGAACTGCGAGTTTTATGAAAGGAATTGGCACTTTTGGTTTAATTAGTGCCAAAATTTTTACCAAACTAAATGGCAAACACAGAAGTAATGAAATTTTAAAAAATATATTTTTTAATCAATTTAATAAAGAATTTAAACCAAATAGAACCAAAGTAGATTGGATTAGTAGCGATAAAAATCAAATTGATAAATTTGAAGCAGATCCACTAAGAGTAGAGGACTTTTCTTTAAGCGTATTTTTAGATATTTTAAAAGGTAGCAAAGAAATTAACGAAAGTGCTACTTTTGAAAATACCCCAAAAGAATTGCCTATTTATATTTTTTCTGGAGATAAAGATCCTGTAGGAGAAATGGGGAAAGGTGTTAGAAAAGTTGCCAAAAACTATAAAAAATATGGCAGCAAAGACGTAACCCTTAAAATCTACAAAGATGGCAGACATGAAATGTTGAATGAAGTAAATCGAAAAGTGGTTCAAAAAGATTTACTAGAGTGGCTTAACAGTAAAATTGAAGCCAAAAATTAA
- a CDS encoding alpha/beta fold hydrolase: MENNRIVYKSFAKLAVAIAVAQGASLNKAKKLIIKSFDRHPYQEDISKIVKKVKLEKENLNILSNNCISICEDFGPDRDYITLVSLLENIYQIEEFEEIEKDTISNIINTFKTEIERINANIPPPPLYNVLLETRAVAEWTSMLWLYPFIPKHKSKKNKPVLLMPPYLGNDNSTTFVRKYLKSLGFKTYKWDLGVNMINSKSLPKLIEKLDEIYDKHQEKVSLVGWSGGGIFAKIIANRYPEKVEQLITIGSPVWGVKNMKTPIIRSLEFIRGTKLKERNDKFIKELEEIPLVPITCIYTKTDGLIPWKNCTEAETYRDDIKNVEVFGSHCGMGANATVLLTVANALNANIEKSSKKSIIEKFETLFFPHFWEEKGFSKFTNLFFN, from the coding sequence ATGGAAAACAATAGAATTGTATATAAATCATTTGCAAAATTAGCAGTAGCTATTGCTGTTGCTCAAGGTGCAAGCCTTAATAAGGCAAAAAAACTTATTATTAAAAGTTTTGACAGACACCCTTACCAAGAAGATATTTCTAAAATTGTAAAAAAAGTAAAGCTAGAAAAAGAAAACTTAAACATATTAAGCAATAACTGTATTTCAATTTGTGAAGATTTTGGTCCTGACAGAGACTATATTACACTCGTTTCTTTGCTAGAAAACATCTATCAGATTGAAGAATTTGAAGAAATTGAAAAAGATACCATTTCAAATATCATTAATACTTTTAAAACAGAAATAGAAAGAATTAATGCAAACATACCTCCTCCTCCACTTTATAATGTACTATTAGAAACAAGAGCAGTAGCAGAATGGACGTCTATGCTTTGGCTTTATCCTTTTATTCCAAAACATAAAAGCAAAAAAAACAAGCCAGTACTATTAATGCCTCCTTATTTAGGGAATGATAATTCTACAACTTTTGTTCGAAAATATTTAAAATCTTTAGGGTTCAAAACCTATAAGTGGGATCTTGGTGTAAATATGATTAACTCCAAATCGCTCCCAAAACTCATAGAAAAACTAGATGAAATTTACGATAAGCATCAAGAAAAAGTAAGTCTTGTTGGTTGGAGTGGAGGTGGAATATTTGCTAAAATTATTGCAAATCGATATCCAGAAAAAGTAGAGCAATTAATTACAATTGGTTCTCCTGTTTGGGGTGTTAAAAATATGAAAACACCAATAATTAGAAGTTTAGAATTTATTAGAGGTACTAAACTAAAAGAACGAAATGATAAATTCATTAAAGAATTAGAAGAAATTCCTTTAGTACCAATAACCTGTATTTACACCAAAACAGATGGTTTAATTCCATGGAAAAATTGTACTGAAGCAGAAACATATAGAGATGACATTAAAAATGTTGAAGTTTTTGGCAGTCATTGTGGCATGGGTGCAAATGCAACTGTTTTACTTACGGTTGCAAACGCATTGAACGCGAACATAGAAAAATCGTCTAAAAAATCTATCATAGAAAAATTTGAAACCTTATTCTTTCCTCATTTTTGGGAAGAGAAAGGATTCTCGAAATTCACCAATCTTTTTTTTAATTGA
- a CDS encoding HAD-IB family hydrolase → MENNLKNITNHPKYQASLLEIAKSEKIDISEVQQKGEEYIQELYSQQHPIANLLSVKGFQFMMSKAYNNKIDVDPQEIKKLMKLMRQNSVAFILTHKTYLDTVVLVTTLAQYGMPIPFTFGGINLAFPGLKQLGKKSGLIFIRRSFKDDLIYKASLRHYISCLIENGDHLTWNIEGTRSRTGKIVYPQMGILKYIMEGAKESTRKIKYVPVSIVYDLIPDVKQMTEEGRGLEKQSEDIKGFVKYFRKLGNEYGKAAIRFGEPVEANEHQNAIIPDIEEDSYSDKNTLPRFAFELIHKANMITPVTTVSLVCNVLLNNFALTKKEIEFSVLKLMNYIEQRKNDVLIERGKSISASVQKALNLLKSSGIIQKNKAGYKTKYTLETREFLPATYYANMASAHLYHRAFIEIALVKIKDEKSNRILSFWEEIMRLRDIFKFEFFYTNKPQFSSEIESELELFDKNWRKTISDKDADLTKLLAKQELFVSKGLLLIYLEANKIVCKTLQSWDLEDDFSDEDFIELCLFKGKELHWKNRISRLESASKPFLISALRLAKNKNLTPIDRKLEFKKLEVWMSELEELTARLQFLQNLESESLKKIKKQKDDTRKVPGAEIISIAEEVLEDEEGPHIAAFFDLDRTLINDFSAKQFVKSRFLSGKSTPKELLSQFATLVAYAIGNRDFEILTKISALGVKGISEKQFKELGEEIYKDHLISTIYPESKTLIASHLEKGHKVVIVSAATRYQVTPIANGLGITDIYCTEMEVKKGKFTGLISEMCWAEGKARAGRKFAKENNIDLSKSFFYTDSIDDYPLLEIVGKPVATNPDNKLSQLAFENNWKILRFKKNTKKPVVNGLRTGLAAASLYPSALKGIVKGTLSMSQREGINATITSIGDLGTKLAGLDINVKNKHNLEDHRPAVFCFNHQSSADFFVILKLLQKDVTGIAKKELEFTPFGPIFKAMGAIFIDRSNKKKALASMKNAANVLKNGTSVAIAPEGTRSGSKKLGAFKKGAFHLAMKAGVPIVPIVIKNAYMAMPKGSNIFSPTHIEVVVLDPVDTAEWKPKHIETYIEEVRDLFVKELEN, encoded by the coding sequence ATGGAAAACAATTTAAAGAATATTACCAATCACCCTAAGTATCAAGCAAGTTTGTTAGAAATTGCGAAATCAGAAAAAATTGATATTAGTGAAGTACAACAAAAAGGTGAAGAATATATTCAAGAATTGTATTCACAACAACATCCTATAGCAAATTTATTATCGGTAAAAGGCTTTCAATTTATGATGTCTAAAGCCTACAATAATAAAATTGATGTAGATCCTCAAGAAATAAAAAAACTAATGAAATTAATGCGTCAAAACTCTGTCGCATTTATTTTAACACATAAAACCTATTTAGATACTGTTGTTTTGGTTACAACCTTAGCACAATATGGTATGCCTATACCTTTCACTTTTGGAGGTATCAACTTGGCATTTCCTGGTTTAAAACAATTAGGTAAAAAATCTGGATTAATTTTTATTAGAAGAAGCTTTAAAGACGATTTAATTTACAAAGCTTCTCTAAGACACTACATTTCTTGTCTCATTGAAAATGGAGATCATCTTACTTGGAACATAGAAGGTACAAGATCTAGAACAGGAAAAATTGTGTATCCACAAATGGGTATTTTAAAATACATTATGGAAGGTGCTAAAGAAAGCACCAGAAAAATCAAATATGTGCCTGTATCTATTGTGTACGATTTAATTCCGGATGTAAAACAGATGACAGAGGAAGGTAGAGGTTTAGAAAAACAATCTGAAGACATTAAAGGTTTTGTAAAATATTTTAGGAAATTAGGCAATGAATATGGTAAAGCTGCTATTCGTTTTGGAGAACCTGTAGAAGCAAATGAGCATCAAAATGCGATTATTCCAGATATAGAGGAAGACAGCTATTCAGATAAAAACACCTTACCACGTTTTGCTTTTGAGTTAATTCATAAAGCAAACATGATTACGCCTGTAACAACAGTTTCTTTAGTATGTAACGTTTTACTGAACAACTTTGCTTTAACCAAAAAAGAGATAGAATTTAGTGTTCTTAAGTTAATGAACTATATAGAACAACGAAAGAATGATGTTCTTATTGAACGTGGAAAAAGCATAAGTGCATCTGTTCAAAAAGCATTGAACCTTCTAAAGAGTTCAGGAATCATTCAAAAAAATAAAGCCGGTTATAAAACTAAATACACTTTAGAAACAAGAGAATTTTTACCTGCAACCTACTATGCAAATATGGCTTCTGCTCATTTGTATCATAGAGCATTTATAGAAATTGCTTTGGTTAAAATCAAAGATGAAAAATCGAATCGAATATTATCTTTTTGGGAAGAAATTATGCGTCTTCGAGATATTTTTAAATTCGAATTCTTTTACACCAACAAGCCTCAATTTAGTTCAGAAATTGAAAGTGAATTAGAGTTATTTGATAAAAACTGGCGTAAAACGATTAGTGACAAAGATGCAGATCTAACGAAATTACTGGCAAAACAAGAACTTTTTGTATCTAAAGGTTTATTACTAATCTATTTAGAGGCTAATAAAATAGTTTGTAAAACACTACAATCTTGGGATTTAGAAGATGATTTTTCTGATGAAGATTTTATTGAGCTTTGTTTATTTAAAGGAAAGGAATTGCATTGGAAAAATAGAATAAGCAGGCTTGAAAGTGCATCAAAACCATTTTTAATTAGTGCTTTACGTTTAGCAAAAAACAAGAACTTAACTCCTATTGATAGAAAGCTAGAGTTTAAGAAATTAGAGGTCTGGATGTCTGAATTAGAGGAATTAACAGCCCGTTTACAATTCTTACAGAACTTAGAATCTGAATCTTTAAAGAAAATAAAAAAGCAAAAAGACGATACTAGAAAAGTACCTGGAGCAGAAATTATAAGTATTGCAGAAGAAGTCTTAGAAGATGAAGAAGGGCCACATATAGCAGCCTTTTTTGATTTAGACAGAACCTTAATTAATGATTTTTCTGCTAAGCAATTTGTAAAGTCTAGGTTTTTAAGTGGAAAATCTACTCCCAAAGAATTATTATCACAATTTGCGACTTTAGTTGCTTATGCTATAGGTAATAGAGATTTTGAAATTCTTACTAAAATATCGGCATTAGGTGTTAAAGGAATCTCAGAAAAACAGTTTAAAGAATTAGGAGAAGAAATTTATAAAGATCATTTGATCTCTACCATTTATCCAGAATCTAAAACACTAATAGCCTCTCACCTTGAAAAAGGCCATAAAGTTGTTATTGTTTCTGCTGCAACTCGTTATCAAGTTACACCAATCGCAAACGGATTAGGTATTACTGATATTTATTGTACAGAAATGGAGGTTAAAAAAGGCAAATTTACTGGCCTAATTTCAGAAATGTGTTGGGCAGAAGGAAAAGCCAGAGCAGGTAGAAAATTTGCCAAGGAAAACAATATAGATTTATCAAAAAGTTTCTTTTATACAGATAGTATAGATGATTATCCTTTATTAGAAATTGTGGGAAAACCTGTAGCTACAAATCCGGATAATAAATTATCTCAATTGGCTTTCGAGAATAACTGGAAGATTTTGAGATTTAAGAAAAATACTAAAAAGCCTGTTGTTAATGGCTTAAGAACTGGCTTAGCAGCAGCAAGTTTATATCCATCTGCACTTAAGGGTATAGTAAAGGGTACTTTATCGATGTCTCAAAGAGAGGGCATTAATGCAACTATTACAAGTATTGGAGACTTAGGTACAAAATTAGCAGGTTTAGATATTAATGTTAAAAACAAACATAATTTAGAAGATCATAGACCTGCTGTGTTCTGTTTTAACCATCAATCTTCAGCAGATTTCTTCGTGATTTTAAAATTACTACAAAAGGATGTTACAGGTATTGCTAAAAAGGAATTAGAGTTTACTCCTTTTGGCCCAATATTTAAAGCAATGGGTGCCATCTTTATAGACAGGTCTAATAAGAAAAAAGCATTAGCCTCAATGAAGAATGCTGCAAACGTACTTAAAAACGGAACCTCTGTTGCTATTGCTCCAGAAGGTACAAGAAGTGGAAGTAAAAAACTTGGTGCATTTAAAAAAGGGGCTTTTCATTTAGCTATGAAAGCAGGTGTACCAATTGTACCTATTGTTATTAAAAATGCATATATGGCTATGCCTAAGGGAAGTAATATCTTTAGTCCAACTCATATAGAAGTAGTGGTTCTAGATCCTGTAGATACTGCAGAATGGAAACCAAAGCATATAGAAACTTACATTGAGGAAGTAAGAGATTTATTTGTAAAAGAATTAGAAAATTAA
- a CDS encoding NAD(P)H-dependent glycerol-3-phosphate dehydrogenase gives MKLQVGLLGGGSWGTTVASLTAKNSKTILWARNQDTVDEINNDHTNEKYLPHAKLTHSLIASTSIKETVEEADVIVMGVPAQSFREVLEEAKPHIRPWVPIINLAKGLEISTKKRMTEIIEEIMPGHPAGVLTGPNLAKEIHFGNAAAAVIAMVDKTIASKLQDVFSSGLFRVYTNTDVIGCELGGALKNIIAIASGMGDGADAGENTRAAIITRGLAELTRLGIAMGGKKQTFYGLAGMGDLVATCSSTQSRNHHVGYELGKGKNLDQIVNEMNEVAEGVKTAKVVMELAKTYKVDMPISEQIYKVLYEGSTVNEAFKGLLRYEVGSEKEPG, from the coding sequence ATGAAACTACAAGTTGGCTTATTAGGTGGTGGTTCTTGGGGAACTACTGTTGCATCTTTAACAGCAAAAAATAGTAAAACAATACTTTGGGCTAGAAATCAAGATACTGTAGATGAAATAAATAATGATCATACCAATGAAAAATATCTACCTCATGCAAAATTAACACATAGCTTAATTGCATCTACCTCTATAAAAGAAACTGTAGAAGAAGCAGATGTTATTGTAATGGGTGTTCCTGCACAAAGCTTTAGAGAAGTTCTAGAAGAAGCAAAACCACATATTAGACCTTGGGTTCCTATAATTAATCTTGCAAAAGGATTAGAGATTAGTACAAAAAAAAGAATGACAGAAATTATTGAAGAAATAATGCCTGGTCATCCTGCAGGAGTTTTAACTGGCCCTAATTTGGCAAAAGAAATTCATTTTGGTAATGCAGCAGCTGCTGTAATTGCTATGGTTGATAAAACAATAGCTTCAAAATTACAAGATGTTTTTAGCTCAGGTTTATTTAGAGTTTACACAAATACCGATGTTATTGGCTGTGAATTAGGAGGTGCCTTAAAAAATATTATTGCAATTGCTTCAGGTATGGGTGATGGTGCAGATGCAGGAGAAAATACAAGAGCTGCAATAATTACAAGAGGTTTAGCAGAACTTACAAGACTTGGAATTGCAATGGGTGGAAAAAAACAAACCTTTTATGGTCTAGCAGGTATGGGTGATTTGGTTGCCACTTGTTCTTCTACCCAAAGTAGAAATCATCATGTAGGTTATGAATTGGGGAAAGGTAAAAATCTTGACCAAATTGTAAATGAAATGAACGAAGTGGCTGAAGGCGTAAAAACGGCTAAAGTAGTTATGGAACTCGCAAAAACTTACAAAGTAGACATGCCTATTTCTGAACAAATTTATAAAGTACTTTACGAAGGAAGCACTGTAAATGAAGCCTTTAAAGGATTATTAAGATATGAAGTAGGTTCTGAAAAAGAACCAGGATAA
- a CDS encoding bacterial transcriptional activator domain-containing protein: protein MSNFQQELNDLENFQTNAIIRIETLGNFVVWRNNIKVESKSWGRDKTIQLLQYLVSYRQRNALHKEKIMDNLWEDWNDRDFKVALHGINKALEPERPSRTEPQFIVRQGVSYQIDLEKVWIDVEILEKYIVIGNQNFGIDNSIAKEAYQKAIVLYKGSFLPNRIYEDWSSEEREKSQLLVLGAYITLADILLEENPLESIRLAQNALNIDATWEDAYRIQMQAYINKGNRPQAIKTYMKCEAILEEEYGISPLPETKKLLKKIEEIN from the coding sequence ATGTCAAATTTTCAGCAAGAACTTAATGATTTAGAAAACTTCCAAACGAATGCCATTATTCGTATTGAAACTCTAGGCAATTTTGTAGTTTGGAGAAACAACATCAAAGTTGAAAGTAAAAGCTGGGGAAGAGATAAAACCATACAACTATTGCAATATTTAGTTTCCTATAGACAAAGAAATGCACTTCATAAAGAAAAAATTATGGACAATCTTTGGGAAGACTGGAATGATAGAGATTTTAAAGTTGCACTTCATGGCATTAATAAAGCACTAGAGCCAGAAAGACCTTCTAGAACCGAGCCTCAATTTATTGTAAGACAAGGAGTAAGTTATCAAATAGATTTAGAAAAAGTTTGGATAGATGTAGAAATTTTAGAGAAATACATTGTTATAGGTAATCAAAATTTTGGAATTGATAATAGCATTGCAAAAGAGGCCTATCAAAAAGCAATAGTATTGTACAAAGGAAGCTTTTTACCTAACAGAATTTATGAAGATTGGTCTTCAGAAGAACGAGAAAAGTCACAACTTTTAGTATTGGGAGCATACATAACTCTTGCTGATATTTTATTAGAAGAGAATCCTTTAGAAAGTATTCGTTTGGCACAAAATGCCTTGAACATAGATGCAACTTGGGAAGATGCCTACAGAATTCAGATGCAAGCATACATCAACAAAGGCAACAGACCACAAGCCATAAAGACCTATATGAAATGTGAAGCTATTCTAGAAGAAGAATATGGCATATCTCCACTTCCAGAAACGAAGAAACTACTCAAAAAGATAGAAGAAATCAACTAG
- a CDS encoding TetR family transcriptional regulator C-terminal domain-containing protein has product MKNKKQSSKLDILTLYMDLVSEHQAKPDSVEDFCEQTNLDEANFYEHFKSLNKVEKTIFKELFKNSLEVLNESEEFLSFDAKNKLISLYFTFFENLTLNRAYLEVVLKGCRNKLQSYKTLSGLKKSFIHFIDSLELTDSILPIDGLEKIQNNVISHSAWIQLLITIKFWLEDTSDSFEKTDIFIEKSINTSFELIENKFLKNVFDLGKFVYKEKFQRNTD; this is encoded by the coding sequence ATGAAAAACAAAAAGCAAAGTTCAAAATTAGACATCTTAACGCTTTATATGGATTTGGTTTCTGAGCATCAAGCAAAACCAGACAGTGTTGAAGATTTTTGTGAGCAAACCAATTTAGACGAAGCCAATTTCTACGAACATTTTAAATCTCTAAATAAAGTAGAGAAAACCATTTTTAAAGAATTATTTAAAAATTCTTTAGAGGTGCTAAATGAAAGTGAGGAGTTTTTGTCTTTTGATGCTAAAAATAAACTTATTAGTTTATACTTTACTTTCTTTGAAAATTTAACTTTAAATAGAGCCTATTTAGAAGTTGTTTTAAAAGGTTGCAGAAACAAACTACAATCTTACAAAACGCTTTCTGGCTTAAAGAAGAGCTTTATTCATTTTATAGATAGTTTAGAACTTACAGACAGTATCTTACCTATAGATGGTTTAGAAAAAATTCAGAATAACGTTATTAGTCATTCTGCATGGATTCAATTATTAATCACCATTAAATTTTGGTTAGAAGATACCTCTGACTCTTTTGAAAAGACAGATATTTTTATAGAAAAATCAATCAATACCAGTTTCGAATTAATAGAAAACAAGTTCCTAAAAAATGTATTTGATTTAGGAAAGTTTGTTTACAAAGAAAAGTTTCAAAGAAATACGGATTAA
- a CDS encoding AarF/ABC1/UbiB kinase family protein, with amino-acid sequence MKKASKIPITKIQRASKLVKTGAKVGVNYLKYYGDKITKTEEDAREQLNKNNAEDIYDSLKDLKGSPLKVAQMLSMEKSILPRAYVEKFSLAQFSVPPLSEALVLKTFKKSFGKFPSEIYDKFDVKAYNAASIGQVHKAEKDGKNLAVKIQYPGVSDSIKSDLAMLKPFVIRMFNMKGKTSDEYFFEVQDKLLEETDYVLEVQQSQEIVDSCSHIPNLAFPTYYPDLSSKQIITMDWMQGVHLSEFTAVNTNQEKANAIGQALWDFYMFQIHILKKVHADPHPGNFLVSKKGELIALDFGCMKTIPLDFYNPYFVLARKETLSDRKLFEEKMFELDILRKEDSKEEFDFFNEMFHEMLSIFTQPFHEEVFDFSDADFFGKISEFGDRYSKNVELRSYNASRGSKHFIYMNRTFFGLYNLMFDLKAQDIKINNFMNL; translated from the coding sequence ATGAAAAAAGCGAGTAAAATTCCGATTACAAAAATTCAACGTGCTTCTAAACTTGTAAAAACAGGTGCTAAAGTAGGCGTGAATTATTTAAAATATTATGGTGATAAAATTACCAAAACTGAAGAAGATGCAAGAGAGCAGTTGAATAAAAACAACGCAGAAGACATTTACGACAGTTTAAAAGATTTAAAAGGAAGCCCTTTAAAAGTGGCACAAATGCTTAGTATGGAAAAAAGCATTTTACCTAGAGCCTATGTAGAGAAGTTTTCTTTAGCCCAGTTTTCTGTACCACCACTATCAGAAGCTTTAGTTTTAAAGACGTTCAAAAAAAGCTTTGGTAAATTCCCTTCAGAAATCTATGACAAGTTCGATGTAAAAGCATACAATGCAGCAAGTATTGGGCAAGTGCATAAAGCAGAGAAGGATGGTAAAAACTTAGCAGTTAAAATCCAATATCCAGGAGTTTCAGATAGCATAAAATCTGATTTAGCCATGTTAAAACCTTTTGTTATTAGAATGTTTAACATGAAAGGTAAAACTTCTGATGAATACTTTTTTGAAGTACAAGACAAACTTTTAGAGGAAACAGATTATGTTTTAGAAGTGCAACAAAGTCAAGAAATTGTAGATAGTTGTAGTCATATACCAAACTTGGCTTTTCCTACTTACTATCCAGATTTATCTTCTAAACAGATTATAACTATGGATTGGATGCAAGGTGTGCATTTATCAGAATTCACTGCAGTAAATACCAATCAAGAAAAGGCGAATGCAATAGGTCAAGCTTTGTGGGATTTTTACATGTTTCAAATCCATATTCTAAAAAAGGTACACGCAGATCCACATCCAGGAAATTTCTTAGTCTCTAAAAAAGGTGAATTGATTGCTTTAGATTTTGGTTGTATGAAAACTATTCCTTTAGATTTTTACAATCCGTATTTTGTTTTAGCAAGAAAAGAGACCTTATCAGATAGAAAATTGTTCGAAGAAAAAATGTTCGAGCTAGATATTCTTAGAAAAGAAGATAGTAAAGAGGAATTCGATTTCTTCAATGAGATGTTTCATGAAATGCTATCAATCTTTACTCAACCTTTTCACGAAGAAGTTTTTGATTTCTCAGATGCCGATTTTTTTGGTAAAATTTCTGAATTTGGTGATCGCTATTCAAAGAATGTAGAACTAAGATCTTATAACGCAAGTAGAGGTTCTAAACACTTTATTTATATGAATAGAACCTTTTTTGGATTGTACAATTTAATGTTCGATTTAAAGGCACAAGATATTAAGATTAATAATTTTATGAATTTGTAA
- the udk gene encoding uridine kinase, which translates to MLIIGIAGGTGSGKTTVVNQIVKELPTDEVCVISQDSYYKATDNLSYEERTKINFDHPRAIDFELLIKHLKDLKKGKTVNQPVYSFVTHNRTKDIFKTHPRKVVIVEGILIFNSEELRDLFDIKIFVHAETDERLIRRVRRDITDRGRDIDEVLNRYQNTLKPMHQQFIEPTKNFADIIIPNDRYNTVAIDIVRSVINERL; encoded by the coding sequence ATGCTAATTATTGGAATTGCAGGTGGAACTGGAAGTGGAAAAACTACGGTTGTAAATCAAATTGTAAAAGAACTTCCTACAGATGAAGTTTGTGTAATTTCACAAGATTCATATTACAAGGCAACAGATAATTTGTCTTATGAAGAACGTACAAAAATCAATTTCGATCATCCAAGAGCAATAGATTTTGAGCTTCTTATTAAGCATTTAAAAGATTTAAAAAAAGGCAAAACAGTAAATCAGCCTGTATACTCATTTGTTACGCACAATAGAACCAAAGATATTTTTAAAACCCACCCAAGAAAAGTGGTTATTGTAGAAGGTATTTTAATTTTTAATAGCGAAGAATTAAGAGATTTATTCGATATTAAAATCTTTGTACATGCAGAAACAGACGAACGTTTAATAAGAAGAGTTCGTAGAGATATTACAGATAGAGGTAGAGATATTGATGAAGTACTAAATCGTTATCAAAATACGTTAAAACCTATGCATCAGCAATTTATAGAGCCAACTAAAAACTTTGCGGATATCATCATACCTAATGATAGATACAATACTGTAGCCATAGATATTGTTAGAAGTGTAATTAACGAACGTTTGTAA
- a CDS encoding septum formation initiator family protein: MSFFQKLKNNAIFKFFTNIFVIILIPFIIWMLFFDENSYLIHRKFNNEIEDLESTISFYQDKIAKDKETIKKLQDSLELERFAREKYLMKKENEDIYIIEFDTIKE, translated from the coding sequence ATGAGCTTTTTTCAAAAATTAAAAAATAACGCCATCTTTAAATTCTTTACAAATATTTTTGTAATAATTTTAATTCCGTTTATCATTTGGATGTTATTTTTTGATGAAAATTCTTATTTAATTCATCGTAAATTTAATAACGAAATCGAAGATTTAGAAAGTACCATTTCTTTTTATCAAGATAAAATTGCAAAAGACAAAGAAACTATTAAAAAGCTTCAAGATTCTTTAGAGTTAGAACGTTTTGCAAGAGAAAAATATTTGATGAAAAAAGAAAATGAAGATATTTATATTATTGAATTTGATACCATAAAAGAATAA